One Camelina sativa cultivar DH55 chromosome 3, Cs, whole genome shotgun sequence genomic window carries:
- the LOC104778204 gene encoding F-box protein DOR-like isoform X2 → MKYFGRLTISRCNSKSSSSVLVSDPVPSDVLMDIISRLPAKSVGKCRCVCKFWALILGLPEFEELFLSKSLSRPRQFLFAAVIDDPGAVPFFTSQPPHQIQNPPLVWVTPHHTYLPAGGLSKISQPVRGWVCIEDGTGMFVVCNPITGEYVILPTLKEKMMIWVKMSLGYDPVDKQFKVLCSTWSPFNSLSIPAEHYVLTLGEQMVWRTIECCRPIRHLVQGGDGLKS, encoded by the coding sequence ATGAAGTATTTCGGTCGCCTGACTATTTCACGATGCAAttcaaaatcatcttcttcgGTGTTGGTGTCGGATCCGGTCCCATCTGATGTCCTAATGGACATCATCTCGAGATTGCCGGCGAAATCTGTAGGCAAGTGCCGTTGCGTTTGCAAGTTTTGGGCTTTGATACTTGGGCTTCCCGAGTTTGAAGAGTTGTTCCTGAGCAAGTCTTTGTCTCGTCCTCGTCAGTTTCTGTTCGCCGCCGTCATAGATGACCCTGGAGCAGTTCCTTTCTTCACTTCACAACCTCCTCATCAGATTCAAAATCCGCCTCTTGTATGGGTGACTCCTCACCACACGTATTTGCCTGCTGGTGGGTTATCTAAGATTTCTCAACCTGTTCGTGGATGGGTCTGTATTGAAGATGGGACAGGGATGTTTGTGGTTTGTAATCCAATCACAGGGGAATATGTAATCTTACCTACCttgaaagagaagatgatgatctgGGTGAAAATGTCTTTGGGGTATGATCCGGTGGACAAACAGTTCAAGGTATTGTGCTCGACTTGGTCACCATTCAATTCACTAAGTATTCCTGCGGAGCATTATGTTCTAACGTTAGGAGAACAAATGGTTTGGCGAACCATTGAATGTTGCAGACCTATTCGTCATCTTGTACA